A genomic region of Streptosporangium lutulentum contains the following coding sequences:
- a CDS encoding LysE family translocator, which yields MAASSVLAFWAVAFLLIVVPGADWAFTIGAGLRGRSVYPAVSGLIVGYAAITLVVAAGVGALVAGSPAALTGLTLVGGLYLVWHGAMTFAHPATPDAPAGGPAGTDWNTFLRGIGVSGLNPKGLLLFLALLPQFTDPHGAWPVAGQIGVLGLTFMATCALFYLCLGALTRTVLHRRPAAARLVSRLSGAAMIGLGAWLIVQ from the coding sequence ATGGCCGCCAGCTCCGTGCTCGCTTTCTGGGCGGTCGCGTTCCTGCTCATCGTCGTCCCGGGCGCGGACTGGGCCTTCACCATCGGTGCCGGACTGCGGGGCCGGTCGGTGTACCCGGCGGTGAGCGGGCTGATCGTCGGCTACGCCGCGATCACCCTCGTCGTCGCGGCCGGGGTCGGGGCCCTGGTCGCCGGATCCCCGGCCGCCCTGACCGGCCTCACCCTCGTCGGCGGCCTCTACCTGGTGTGGCACGGCGCGATGACCTTCGCCCACCCCGCCACACCCGACGCTCCGGCCGGCGGGCCGGCCGGCACCGACTGGAACACCTTCCTGCGGGGCATCGGCGTCAGCGGCCTCAATCCCAAAGGTCTGCTGCTCTTCCTCGCCCTGCTCCCGCAGTTCACCGACCCGCACGGCGCCTGGCCCGTCGCCGGGCAGATCGGCGTCCTCGGCCTGACCTTCATGGCCACCTGCGCCCTCTTCTACCTCTGCCTGGGCGCCCTCACCCGCACCGTCCTGCACCGCCGGCCCGCCGCGGCGCGCCTCGTCAGCCGCCTATCCGGAGCCGCCATGATCGGCCTCGGAGCCTGGCTGATCGTCCAGTGA
- a CDS encoding aconitate hydratase — MSANSFGSRDTLRVGDAGYEIYRLDAVEGSGRLPYSLKILLENLLRTEDGANITADHIRALGQWDPAATPSVEIQFTPARVIMQDFTGVPCVVDLATMREAVRDLGGDPAKINPLAPAEMVIDHSVIVDFFGGADSFQRNVDREYERNRERYQFLRWGQTAFDEFKVVPPGTGIVHQVNIEHLARVVMTRSVGKNGEEVLTAYPDTCVGTDSHTTMENGIGVLGWGVGGIEAEAAMLGQPISMLIPRVVGFKLTGRLPAGATATDLVLTITEMMREHGVVGKFVEFYGDGVSSVPLANRATIGNMSPEFGSTCAIFPIDGQTIDYLTLTGRSAEQVALVEAYAKAQGLWLDPAGEEPVFSEYIELDLSTVVPSIAGPKRPQDRIALSDAKSAWRAAVKDYAPVVPGPVDEASEESFPASDSPSISHGGNGDEPHAPGLNGDRPRKPVQVTLADGTSFEIDHGVVTIAAITSCTNTSNPFVMMGAALLARNAVDKGLTRKPWVKTSLAPGSQVVTGYFERSGLQPYLDKLGFNLVGYGCTTCIGNSGPLQEEIISAIQANDLAVTAVLSGNRNFEGRINPEVKMNYLASPPLVVAYALAGTMDLDLNTEPLGVGSDGEPVFLADIWPSQEEIAEVVASSIDREMFLHDYADVFEGDETWRSLPIPTGNLFEWDPTSTYVRKPPYFEGMPASPEPVTDISGARVLAKLGDSVTTDHISPAGSIKSGTPAAEYLRENGVAVKDFNSYGSRRGNHEVMIRGTFANIRLKNLLLDGVEGGYTRDFTLDGGPQSFIYDASAHYQAAGIPLVVLAGKEYGSGSSRDWAAKGTALLGVRAVIAESYERIHRSNLIGMGVLPLQFPEGETAQSLGLTGEETFDVIGVEELNRGGVPQTVTVRAGDKEFQAVVRIDTPGEADYYRHGGIMQYVLRSLLAKS; from the coding sequence GTGTCCGCGAACAGTTTTGGCAGCCGTGACACGCTCCGCGTCGGTGACGCGGGATACGAGATCTACCGGCTGGACGCCGTTGAGGGGTCGGGACGCCTTCCGTACAGTCTGAAGATCCTTCTTGAGAATCTGCTCCGGACCGAGGACGGCGCGAACATCACCGCCGACCACATCCGGGCCCTCGGTCAGTGGGACCCGGCGGCCACCCCGAGCGTGGAGATCCAGTTCACGCCGGCCCGCGTGATCATGCAGGACTTCACCGGCGTTCCCTGCGTCGTGGACCTGGCGACCATGCGCGAGGCCGTCCGCGACCTCGGCGGCGACCCCGCCAAGATCAACCCGCTCGCGCCGGCCGAGATGGTCATCGACCACTCGGTCATCGTCGACTTCTTCGGCGGGGCCGACTCCTTCCAGCGCAACGTCGACCGGGAGTACGAGCGCAACCGCGAGCGCTACCAGTTCCTGCGCTGGGGTCAGACGGCCTTCGACGAGTTCAAGGTCGTCCCGCCGGGCACCGGCATCGTGCACCAGGTGAACATCGAGCACCTGGCTCGCGTCGTCATGACGCGGAGCGTCGGCAAGAACGGCGAGGAGGTGCTGACCGCCTACCCCGACACCTGCGTCGGCACCGACTCCCACACCACCATGGAGAACGGCATCGGCGTTCTCGGCTGGGGCGTCGGCGGCATCGAGGCCGAGGCCGCGATGCTCGGTCAGCCGATCTCCATGCTGATCCCGCGCGTGGTCGGCTTCAAGCTGACCGGCAGGCTCCCCGCGGGGGCCACCGCCACCGACCTGGTGCTCACGATCACCGAGATGATGCGCGAGCACGGCGTCGTCGGCAAGTTCGTGGAGTTCTACGGCGACGGCGTGTCCAGCGTCCCGCTGGCCAACCGGGCCACGATCGGCAACATGAGCCCCGAGTTCGGCTCGACCTGCGCGATCTTCCCGATCGACGGCCAGACGATCGACTACCTCACGCTGACCGGCCGGTCCGCGGAGCAGGTCGCCCTGGTCGAGGCCTACGCCAAGGCCCAGGGGCTGTGGCTGGACCCGGCGGGCGAGGAGCCGGTCTTCTCCGAGTACATCGAGCTCGACCTGAGCACGGTCGTCCCCTCGATCGCCGGCCCCAAGCGCCCGCAGGACCGCATCGCGCTGTCGGACGCCAAGAGCGCCTGGCGCGCGGCCGTCAAGGACTACGCCCCGGTCGTCCCGGGCCCGGTGGACGAGGCCTCCGAGGAGTCCTTCCCGGCCTCCGACTCCCCGTCGATCTCGCACGGCGGCAACGGCGACGAGCCGCACGCCCCCGGCCTCAACGGCGACCGCCCGCGCAAGCCGGTCCAGGTCACCCTGGCCGACGGCACCAGCTTCGAGATCGACCACGGCGTGGTGACCATCGCGGCCATCACCAGCTGCACGAACACCTCCAACCCGTTCGTCATGATGGGCGCCGCGCTCCTCGCCAGGAACGCGGTGGACAAGGGCCTGACCCGCAAGCCGTGGGTCAAGACCTCCCTCGCCCCCGGCTCGCAGGTCGTCACCGGCTACTTCGAGCGCTCGGGCCTCCAGCCGTACCTCGACAAGCTCGGCTTCAACCTGGTCGGCTACGGCTGCACCACCTGCATCGGCAACTCGGGCCCGCTGCAGGAGGAGATCATCTCCGCCATCCAGGCGAACGACCTCGCGGTCACCGCCGTGCTGTCCGGCAACCGCAACTTCGAGGGCCGGATCAACCCCGAGGTCAAGATGAACTACCTGGCCTCGCCGCCGCTGGTCGTCGCCTACGCCCTCGCGGGCACCATGGACCTCGACCTGAACACCGAGCCGCTGGGCGTGGGCTCGGACGGCGAACCGGTGTTCCTCGCCGACATCTGGCCGTCGCAGGAGGAGATCGCGGAGGTCGTCGCCTCCTCGATCGACCGGGAGATGTTCCTGCACGACTACGCCGACGTGTTCGAGGGTGACGAGACCTGGCGCTCGCTGCCGATCCCGACCGGCAACCTCTTCGAGTGGGACCCGACCTCGACCTACGTTCGCAAGCCCCCCTACTTCGAGGGCATGCCCGCCTCCCCGGAGCCGGTGACCGACATCTCCGGCGCCCGGGTGCTGGCCAAGCTGGGCGACTCGGTCACCACCGACCACATCTCCCCGGCGGGTTCCATCAAGTCGGGCACCCCGGCCGCGGAGTACCTGCGCGAGAACGGCGTCGCGGTCAAGGACTTCAACTCCTACGGCTCCCGCCGCGGCAACCACGAAGTGATGATCCGCGGCACCTTCGCCAACATCCGGCTGAAGAACCTGCTGCTCGACGGCGTCGAGGGCGGGTACACCCGTGACTTCACCCTCGACGGCGGCCCGCAGTCGTTCATCTACGACGCCTCCGCCCACTACCAGGCCGCGGGCATCCCGCTCGTCGTCCTGGCGGGCAAGGAGTACGGTTCCGGCTCCTCGCGTGACTGGGCGGCCAAGGGCACCGCGCTGCTCGGCGTCCGTGCCGTCATCGCCGAGTCCTACGAGCGCATCCACCGCTCCAACCTGATCGGCATGGGCGTGCTGCCGCTGCAGTTCCCCGAGGGGGAGACGGCACAGTCGCTGGGCCTGACCGGCGAGGAGACCTTCGACGTCATCGGGGTCGAGGAGCTCAACCGGGGCGGCGTCCCGCAGACCGTGACGGTCAGGGCGGGCGACAAGGAATTCCAGGCCGTCGTGCGCATCGACACCCCCGGAGAGGCGGACTACTACCGCCACGGGGGCATCATGCAGTATGTCCTGCGCTCCCTGCTCGCCAAGAGCTGA
- a CDS encoding TIGR03619 family F420-dependent LLM class oxidoreductase, which yields MKFAVSYSTPYYGIDPDKLMAYAQHAEDCGFESLYLPEHIVLYPGATAGRFELPPSLPYFDPLDCLSFVAAATRRILLGTGVLLLPYHHPVVLAKRLATVDVLSKGRMRLLTVGLGALPGEAQAMGVDFGTRGRRADEAIDVMRLLWGGGEDGVGFAGEFFAFDNLCQFPKPYGVTHLPIHIGGSSRAAARRAGRRGDGYFPGGALDPDERAVQLDLARSAAVEAGRSPETLEYTRSGSIDMTVDQVEAFAAQGVTRIVVGATATEPDRQREEMSAFAQRFALLEHLSG from the coding sequence ATGAAGTTCGCAGTCAGCTACAGCACGCCCTACTACGGCATCGACCCTGACAAACTCATGGCCTACGCCCAGCACGCCGAGGACTGCGGCTTCGAGTCGCTGTACCTGCCCGAGCACATCGTGCTGTATCCCGGTGCGACGGCCGGGCGCTTTGAACTCCCCCCGTCGCTGCCGTACTTCGATCCGCTCGATTGCCTGAGCTTCGTCGCCGCGGCCACGCGACGGATCCTGCTCGGAACGGGTGTGCTGCTGCTGCCGTACCACCATCCGGTGGTCCTCGCCAAGCGCCTGGCGACCGTCGACGTGCTGTCCAAGGGGCGGATGAGGCTGCTGACCGTGGGGCTCGGCGCCCTGCCCGGCGAGGCTCAGGCGATGGGGGTCGACTTCGGCACCCGCGGCCGTCGCGCCGACGAGGCGATCGACGTGATGCGGCTGCTCTGGGGCGGCGGCGAAGACGGTGTCGGCTTCGCCGGGGAGTTCTTCGCCTTCGACAACCTGTGCCAGTTCCCGAAGCCCTACGGGGTCACCCACCTGCCGATCCACATCGGCGGATCGAGCCGGGCGGCCGCACGCCGTGCCGGGCGACGCGGCGACGGCTACTTCCCCGGTGGCGCGCTCGATCCCGACGAGCGCGCCGTCCAGCTGGACCTCGCCCGATCGGCCGCCGTCGAAGCCGGCCGCAGCCCGGAAACGCTGGAGTACACGCGATCGGGGTCGATCGACATGACCGTCGACCAGGTCGAGGCATTCGCCGCGCAAGGCGTGACCCGCATCGTCGTGGGCGCCACCGCCACCGAACCGGACCGGCAACGCGAGGAGATGTCCGCGTTCGCCCAGCGGTTCGCCCTCCTCGAACACCTCTCCGGCTAG
- a CDS encoding metal-dependent hydrolase, which translates to MMGHTHALTGAIAWLGLAPALAALPLLTESSRFMETGVMVNALTPAEFVAGTIICAGAAMLPDLDHPSATIAQTFGPITWGLSKAVSWLSGGHRNATHSLAFAIAMGFGTHYLANSFTIGRDIMVVLLIGLSLRSIGIGIPGKKFASAVLNIGMTAGLFVVFRSENVGYAWLGLAVAVGCLIHVLGDCCTEKGCPVLWPLQQNWLLPWKIGIKTGKKFEQKFLAPVLSVAVLGLLYFRLAPL; encoded by the coding sequence ATGATGGGGCATACGCACGCGCTGACGGGAGCGATCGCCTGGTTGGGCTTGGCACCCGCACTGGCGGCCCTGCCGCTGCTCACCGAGTCCTCCAGGTTCATGGAGACCGGCGTCATGGTGAACGCGCTCACCCCGGCCGAGTTCGTCGCGGGGACGATCATCTGCGCCGGGGCCGCGATGCTGCCCGACCTCGACCATCCCAGCGCGACGATCGCGCAGACCTTCGGGCCGATCACCTGGGGGTTGAGCAAGGCCGTGTCGTGGCTGAGCGGCGGTCACCGTAACGCCACACACTCGCTGGCGTTCGCGATCGCCATGGGATTCGGCACCCACTACCTCGCCAACAGTTTCACGATCGGCCGCGACATCATGGTCGTGCTGCTGATCGGCCTGTCGCTGCGGTCGATCGGGATCGGCATCCCGGGCAAGAAGTTCGCCTCGGCCGTCCTCAACATCGGCATGACCGCAGGGCTGTTCGTGGTGTTCCGCAGTGAGAACGTGGGTTATGCCTGGCTGGGGCTGGCGGTCGCGGTCGGGTGTCTCATCCACGTCTTGGGAGACTGCTGCACGGAGAAGGGCTGTCCGGTGCTGTGGCCGCTGCAGCAGAACTGGCTGCTGCCATGGAAGATCGGCATCAAGACGGGCAAGAAGTTCGAGCAGAAATTCCTCGCCCCGGTGCTCTCGGTCGCCGTTCTCGGACTGCTGTACTTCCGCCTCGCCCCCCTGTGA
- a CDS encoding Lrp/AsnC family transcriptional regulator, with translation MDAIDRKILAVLQEDGRLTITELAARVGLSVSPCHRRLRELERGGTIRGYRAIVDASALGLTFQALVFVTMRQEDRDTLLGFEEAVARVPEVVQAQRLFGDPDYLLRIVTADLTAYQELEDDVLSALPGVQRLNSTLVMKHVVNDRPLPT, from the coding sequence GTGGATGCGATCGACCGGAAGATTCTTGCTGTGCTTCAGGAAGACGGCCGTCTGACGATCACGGAGCTCGCCGCACGGGTGGGGCTGAGTGTCTCGCCGTGCCACCGCCGGCTGCGGGAGCTGGAGCGCGGCGGGACGATCCGCGGCTACCGGGCGATCGTCGACGCGAGCGCCCTCGGCCTGACGTTCCAGGCGCTCGTCTTCGTCACCATGCGCCAGGAGGACCGCGACACCCTGCTGGGCTTCGAGGAGGCCGTCGCGCGGGTGCCCGAGGTGGTGCAGGCGCAACGGCTGTTCGGCGACCCCGACTACCTGCTGCGCATCGTCACCGCCGACCTGACCGCCTACCAGGAGCTGGAAGACGACGTCCTGTCCGCGCTCCCCGGCGTGCAACGCCTGAACTCCACCCTCGTCATGAAACACGTCGTGAACGACCGGCCCCTGCCCACCTGA
- a CDS encoding sulfite exporter TauE/SafE family protein, protein MNDEVFTLLLVGLSVFVGAIVQGAVGFGMGLVAAPIITMVNPSVMPGAIQVVNVTLPLFTLAAEWRRVDWRGLGFAVLGRLPGSVLGGLVVVYVSTQALGVFVGTMVLVAVGLTAWAVTVPRNGWTITGAGFVSGITGTATGVGGPPIALVYQNAKGPQIRATLAMFFLLSAAQSLGILALLGKLPAQALTSGALLIPFLVVGFLASRPLRRFLDGGRVRGAILALAGVSALLLIATTLLEG, encoded by the coding sequence ATGAACGACGAGGTTTTTACCCTGCTTTTGGTTGGTTTATCAGTTTTTGTCGGAGCCATCGTGCAAGGGGCGGTCGGCTTCGGCATGGGACTGGTGGCCGCGCCGATCATCACGATGGTGAACCCCTCGGTCATGCCCGGGGCGATCCAGGTCGTGAACGTCACGCTGCCCCTGTTCACGCTGGCGGCCGAGTGGCGCAGGGTGGACTGGCGCGGGCTGGGTTTCGCGGTCCTCGGCAGGCTGCCGGGCAGCGTCCTCGGCGGCCTGGTCGTCGTCTACGTCTCCACCCAGGCCCTGGGCGTCTTCGTCGGCACGATGGTGCTTGTCGCGGTCGGCCTCACCGCCTGGGCGGTGACCGTGCCGCGCAACGGATGGACCATCACGGGAGCGGGTTTCGTCTCGGGGATCACCGGCACGGCGACCGGGGTCGGCGGCCCGCCGATAGCGCTGGTCTACCAGAACGCCAAAGGGCCGCAGATCAGGGCCACGCTCGCGATGTTCTTCCTCCTCAGCGCGGCCCAGTCGCTGGGCATCCTCGCGCTCCTCGGCAAGCTCCCCGCGCAGGCGCTGACCTCCGGGGCACTGCTGATCCCGTTTCTCGTCGTGGGCTTCCTGGCGTCCAGGCCGTTGCGGCGCTTTCTGGACGGCGGGCGGGTCAGGGGCGCGATCCTCGCGCTGGCCGGAGTGTCCGCCCTGCTGCTGATCGCTACGACTCTCCTTGAGGGGTGA